A part of Cataglyphis hispanica isolate Lineage 1 chromosome 7, ULB_Chis1_1.0, whole genome shotgun sequence genomic DNA contains:
- the LOC126850964 gene encoding growth/differentiation factor 8 → MHLFMPFFIIFLASGIVADWSKMTNPLMKVWYTFLPHSSSESSISEENDCVDCAQNKVNIIDPDPFLTELRVEYVKQQILKKLRLSKPPEVSMPLSTLPKPLINGNVLELRPGAPPEPEKPAEHFYGKTDQIIVFPNEGVIDSMKYHQSSNHIMGFNSAACFTFYLPNEMLYVDVTSAELWFYKEQVENDDELNQTFVLSELDHWDLNGSFAKNTVMAIFETNIGEGWVKTDMKFMVKKWIGRHRLKHSIQITCTTCLTNHDTAPVSVEQTLKPFLVIHTAPLPQRNRPKRNSNCLPEMKECCRDDLYINFRDIGWSDWILHPSGYHAYFCRGSCSTAAALQDGTD, encoded by the exons atgcatctaTTTATgccgttttttattattttcctagCGAGCGGCATCGTGGCCGACTGGTCAAAAATGACCAATCCATTGATGAAAGTATGGTATACGTTCCTCCCTCATTCATCGTCCGAATCATCGATTAGTGAGGAAAACGATTGCGTCGATTGCGCGCAGAATAAGGTCAACATAATCGATCCCGACCCGTTCTTGACCGAACTGAGAGTAGAGTACGTGAAACAGCAGATCTTGAAGAAGCTGCGGCTGTCAAAGCCGCCCGAGGTCTCGATGCCGCTGTCGACCTTGCCGAAGCCTTTGATAAACGGCAATGTGCTCGAACTTCGACCCGGAGCGCCGCCCGAGCCGGAAAAACCGGCGGAACATTTCTACGGGAAAACTGACCAGATCATCGTATTCCCGAACGAAG GTGTAATCGATTCGATGAAATATCATCAGAGTTCGAATCACATAATGGGTTTCAACTCGGCGGCCTGTTTCACGTTTTACCTGCCGAACGAGATGCTGTACGTCGACGTGACTTCAGCGGAACTTTGGTTCTACAAGGAGCAGGTCGAGAACGATGACGAGCTCAACCAGACTTTCGTCCTATCCGAACTCGATCATTGGGATTTGAACGGCAGCTTCGCAAAGAACACCGTCATGGCAATCTTCGAAACCAACATCGGAG aggGTTGGGTAAAAACAGACATGAAATTCATGGTGAAGAAATGGATTGGTCGACACCGATTGAAGCACTCCATTCAAATAACTTGCACCACCTGCTTGACCAACCACGACACCGCACCGGTATCCGTCGAGCAGACTCTGAAACCGTTCTTGGTCATTCATACGGCGCCGTTGCCGCAGAGAAATAGGCCCAAAAGGAATTCGAACTGCCTGCCCGAGATGAAGGAGTGCTGCCGAGACGATCTCTACATTAATTTTCGAGACATCGGCTGGAGCGATTGGATTCTACATCCGAGCGGATATCACGCGTATTTTTGCCGAGGATCCTGCTCCACAGCAGCAGCTTTGCAAGACGGGACGGATTAG